A single window of Drosophila suzukii chromosome 3, CBGP_Dsuzu_IsoJpt1.0, whole genome shotgun sequence DNA harbors:
- the Ppn gene encoding papilin isoform X1: protein MDLSRRLCSTALVAFIVLAGIHDSHSRFPGLRQKRQYGANMYLPESSVTPGGEGDDPDEWTPWSSPSDCSRTCGGGVSYQTRECLRTDARGEAICSGGSRRYFSCNTQDCPEEEPDFRSQQCSRFDRQHFDGVLYEWVPYLNAPNPCELNCMPKGERFYYRQRETVIDGTRCNDQDLDVCVNGKCMPVGCDMMLGSNAKEDKCRKCGGDGSTCKTIRNTITTKDLAAGYNDLLLLPEGATNIRIEETAPSSNYLACRNHSGHYYLNGDWRIDFPRPMFFANSWWNYQRKPMGFAAPDQLTCSGPISESIFIVMLVQEKNISLEYEYSIPESLSHSQQDTHTWTHHQFGECSASCGGGTQSRVVTCNNRITLAEVNPALCDEKSKPLEEQECGTEPCAPHWVEGEWSKCSKGCGADGFQNRSITCERISSSGEHTVEEDAVCLKEVGNKPATKQECNRDVKNCPKYHLGPWTPCDKLCGEGKQTRKVTCYIKENGRKRVLPEEDCVEEKPEVEKSCLLTPCEGVDWIISQWSGCNACGQNTETRTAICGNKEGKVYPEEFCEPEVPTLSRPCKSPKCQAQWFSSEWSKCSAPCGKGVKSRIVLCGEFNGMTVSPASDDSKCDKETKPESEQECEGEEKECPGEWFTGPWGECSKPCGGGERVREVLCLSNGTKSVNCDESKVEPLSEKCNPEACTEDEILPLTSTDKPIEDDEEDCDEDGIELITDSLPDVEKSADIIDLEDKQSTETTPEAEELMQSDSPTPFDESDSTGTTVEGSGDESDSTTDSGISTEGSGDDEETSEASTDLSSSTTSDSSSSDSSSSDSSSSDSSSSVSSDSTSEAPSSSVSDSSDSTDQSTESTGVSGSSTDVSSSTEASTSDSTDVSSSSDASESTVTADSTSEGSTEASSSTDDSTDSSDKTSDVSESTTEASSSSVSDSSDSTDSSTDSVSSSTESSSDSTSDATSDSTVSSDSTDSTSEETTESTSESSTDTTESSTLDASSTTDVSSTTGVSSTTDASSSSDASSTESSTDGSSSTSSSDSTESTVVSSDGSTDTSTDGTTDGITDKSTDGSTESSTDGSTDGSSDASTDGSTDGSTESSVSTESTEVSGGSSTTEGSTVEDDSSTSSSITSDSTVTDSSSSTDVSGSTETTDTSASTEASSTDSTESTESTSTGETGETTESGPTEESTTEGSTESTSEGSTDSTQSTDLDSTTNDIWSTSDKDDDSETSTPYSFDSEVTKDKPRKCKPKKSSCAKSKYGCCPDGKSTPKGPFDEGCPIAKTCADTTYGCCLDGVSPAKGKNNKGCPKSQCAETLFGCCPDKFTAAEGEDDEGCPQTTTVPPTTTTEESQPESTTEVEGSGEDSTTSEPDTKKSCSYSDFGCCPDGETTAKGEKFEGCDVEPEKPKSCRESENGCCPDGQTPASGPNGAGCAGCTRERYGCCPDSQTPAHGPNKEGCCLDTEFGCCPDNILAARGPNNEGCECHYTPYGCCPDNKSPATGYNQEGCACETTQHGCCPDKITAAKGPKFEGCPCETTQFGCCPDGITFAKGQHNHGCHCLQTEFKCCDDEKTPAKGPNGEGCTCLESKFGCCPDGVTKATDEKFGGCENVQQPPQKACSLPKETGNCTNFSVKYFFDVAYGGCARFWYGGCEGNDNRFDSETECKDTCQEYSGKHVCLLPKASGPCTGSEKKWYFNADYNRCEEFQYGGCYGTSNRFDTKEQCQGNCSASDNLPTCEQPVESGPCAGNFERWYYDNESDICRPFTYGGCKGNKNNYPTEHACNYNCRQPGVLKDRCALPKQAGNCSEKLAKWHFSENEKRCVPFYYTGCGGNKNNFPTLESCEDHCPRQVAKDICDIPAETGECDNYVTSWYYDTMAQGCRQFYYGGCGGNENRFSTEESCLARCDRKPEPTTTTAPIPPRPAPSTGDICEEDAAPGDCGEWALKWHFDRNYGACRQFYYGGCGGNDNRFETESDCQQRCSTQQRPAPTPPPTPAPTRKPAPPQALAQCSQPVDPGQCDEWVLNWSFNETEGRCQSFYYGGCGGNDNRFASEDECSASCSPNVDTRFGEPEPEPEPEPEEPRPDTSKCFLAPEPGNCYENETRWFYNSQEGLCDEFIFTGCGGNANNYASEEECQSECHDAQTTCALPPVRGRCSDLSRRWFYDERSGGCHEFEFSGCRGNRNNFVSESACLSFCRSQGPVEPEPQPPAPTYSVCTLPPEAGECDNRTTVWFYDNENMACTAFTYTGCGGNGNRFETRDQCERQCGEFKGVDVCHEQVTTGPCTDWQTKYYFNKESQACEPFTYGGCDGTGNRFNDLYECQTVCIAGREPAVGSAKEICLLPLAMGRCNGPSVQERRWYYDDSLGNCVTFIYQGCSGNQNNFRSFEACMSQCRPDGNDLDNGIGQNPCDTFDAECRELRCPYGVRRDAARSQPECTQCVCDNPCDGYSCPEGQQCAIDVSRSDDRQFAPVCREINKPGECPALSANASGCVRECYSDADCLGNNKCCSDGCGQLCVHPARPTQPPRTQAPVVSYPGDVSAALEPKEPHELDVQTSIGGIAVLRCFATGNPAPNITWSLKNLVINTNKGRYVLTSNGDLTIVQVRQTDDGTYVCVASNGLGEPVRREVALQVTEPVSLSAYIYGDKNVTQIVQLNRPAVIRCPAGGFPEPHVSWWRNGHMFGLKNNLMARDYSLVFNSIQLTDLGLYTCEVYNQRRPVSLRVTLKAVGPVRARNHEEAEYLQYVLDPATRPVTQRPVSPYRPTRPAYVPEPIVNVNAVLALDPKNNYSPGSTIFMSCSVQGYPLPNVTWTKDDVPLYNNERVQISSQPHSLILSDVTPEDSGKYTCRASNAYTYANGDANVSIQSVVPVSPECVDNPYFANCKLIVQGKYCTNPYYTKFCCRSCTLAGQVASAPLHPNAV from the exons CTCAACTGCCTTGGTAGCATTCATTGTTCTGGCCGGCATCCATGATTCCCATAGCAGATTT CCTGGGCTAAGACAAAAAAGACAATATGGGGCGAATATGTATTTGCCGGAGAGCTCCGTGACGCCCGGCGGCGAGGGTGATGATCCCGATGAGTGGACACCCTGGAGCTCGCCCTCGGACTGTTCGAGAACCTGTGGCGGTGGAGTGTCCTACCAGACTCGAGAGTGTCTGCGCACAGA TGCCCGTGGCGAAGCCATCTGCAGTGGAGGCAGTCGTCGCTACTTCTCCTGCAACACTCAAGACTGTCCGGAAGAGGAACCCGACTTCCGGTCGCAGCAGTGCTCCCGCTTCGATAGACAGCACTTCGATGGAGTCCTCTACGAATGGGTGCCATACTTAAATGCACCCAATCCCTGCGAGCTGAACTGCATGCCTAAGGGTGAGCGCTTCTACTATCGCCAAAGGGAGACGGTGATCGACGGTACCCGCTGCAATGACCAGGATCTGGACGTGTGCGTCAATGGAAAGTGCATGCCCGTGGGCTGTGACATGATGCTGGGCAGCAATGCCAAGGAGGACAAGTGCCGGAAGTGCGGTGGAGATGGAAGCACCTGCAAGACGATCCGGAACACCATCACCACCAAAGACCTGGCTGCAGGCTACAATGACCTGTTGCTCCTTCCCGAAGGTGCTACCAATATCCGTATCGAGGAGACGGCGCCGTCCAGCAATTATCTGGCCTGCCGGAACCACAGTGGACACTACTACCTGAACGGCGACTGGCGCATCGATTTCCCACGCCCCATGTTTTTCGCCAACTCGTGGTGGAACTACCAACGCAAACCCATGGGCTTCGCCGCCCCCGATCAACTGACCTGCAGCGGCCCCATCTCAGAGAGCATCTTCATTGTCATGTTGGTGCAGGAGAAGAACATCAGCCTCGAATACGAGTACAGCATTCCTGAGTCCCTGAGTCACTCGCAACAGGATACGCATACGTGGACGCATCACCAATTTGGAGAGTGCAGTGCTTCCTGCGGCGGTGGAACTCAGAGCCGAGTGGTCACCTGCAACAACCGCATCACCCTGGCGGAGGTCAATCCAGCACTGTGCGATGAAAAGTCCAAGCCATTGGAGGAACAGGAATGCGGCACGGAACCATGCGCTCCCCACTGGGTGGAGGGCGAGTGGTCTAAGTGCTCCAAGGGCTGCGGAGCTGACGGTTTCCAGAACAGAAGCATCACCTGCGAACGAATTTCCTCTTCAGG CGAGCATACAGTTGAAGAAGACGCTGTTTGCCTCAAGGAGGTGGGCAACAAGCCGGCAACCAAACAGGAGTGCAATCGCGATGTCAAGAACTGTCCCAAGTACCATCTGGGACCCTGGACACCATGTGATAAGCTCTGCGGCGAAGGAAAGCAGACACGTAAGGTGACTTGCTACATTAAGGAGAACGGACGCAAGCGAGTCCTGCCCGAAGAAGATTGCGTGGAGGAGAAGCCGGAGGTGGAGAAGTCCTGCCTTTTGACGCCCTGCGAGGGCGTTGATTGGATCATCTCTCAGTGGAGCGGT TGCAACGCATGTGGTCAAAACACCGAAACTCGCACGGCTATCTGTGGCAACAAGGAAGGTAAGGTGTACCCGGAGGAGTTCTGTGAACCAGAGGTGCCTACTCTATCTCGACCTTGCAAATCGCCCAAGTGCCAGGCGCAGTGGTTCTCCTCGGAATGGAGCAAGTGCTCCGCTCCCTGCGGCAAGGGCGTTAAGTCCCGCATTGTCCTCTGCGGGGAGTTCAATGGCATGACTGTGAGTCCAGCAAGTGATGACTCAAAGTGCGACAAGGAAACGAAACCGGAGTCAGAACAGGAGTGCGAGGGCGAGGAGAAGGAGTGCCCCGGTGAATGGTTCACTGGACCTTGGGGAGAGTGTAGCAAGCCATGTGGAGGTGGGGAGAGAGTTCGCGAGGTCCTGTGTCTATCCAATGGAACCAAGTCCGTTAACTGTGATGAGTCGAAGGTCGAACCCCTATCCGAGAAGTGCAATCCAGAAGCTTGTACCGAGGATGAGATATTGCCCTTGACTAGCACCGACAAACCCATCGAGGATGACGAGGAGGATTGTGATGAAGATGGTATTGAACTGATCACCGATAGCTTGCCAGATGTTGAAAAGAGCGCCGATATTATTGATTTGGAAGATAAACAGAGTACGGAAACAACACCTGAAGCTGAGGAACTAATGCAAAGTGACAGCCCGACACCTTTCGATGAGTCAGATTCGACTGGTACCACAGTTGAAGGATCGGGAGATGAATCCGATTCAACCACCGACAGCGGAATTAGTACAGAGGGAAGTGGCGATGATGAGGAAACTTCTGAGGCTTCCACTGACCTGTCCAGCTCGACGACTTCTGACTCAAGCTCCAGTGACTCTAGCTCCAGTGACTCCAGCTCAAGTGACTCCAGCTCCAGCGTTTCCAGCGATTCGACTTCAGAGGCTCCATCATCTTCAGTGTCCGATTCCAGCGACTCCACAGATCAATCTACAGAATCGACGGGTGTCTCAGGTAGCTCCACTGATGTCTCAAGCTCAACGGAAGCATCCACCTCGGACTCAACCGATGTTTCAAGCTCTTCAGACGCTTCTGAGTCTACTGTTACTGCAGACTCTACATCTGAAGGTTCTACGGAAGCATCGAGTTCTACAGATGACTCTACTGATTCTTCAGACAAAACTTCAGACGTTAGTGAATCTACAACAGAGGCTTCGTCTTCATCTGTGTCCGATTCTAGTGACAGCACAGACAGCTCAACTGACAGTGTATCCAGTTCAACAGAGAGTTCTTCGGACAGTACTTCTGATGCCACGTCCGACTCTACAGTTTCTTCAGATTCTACGGACTCCACTTCGGAAGAAACAACGGAAAGCACTTCCGAGTCATCGACTGATACTACCGAATCATCTACCTTGGACGCTTCCTCAACCACTGATGTTTCCTCAACCACTGGTGTTTCCTCAACCACTGATGCTTCTTCGAGCTCGGACGCTTCTTCAACGGAAAGCTCAACTGATGGTTCCTCTTCCACTTCTAGTTCGGACTCCACAGAATCTACTGTGGTATCTAGTGATGGATCGACAGATACTTCCACTGATGGCACCACTGATGGTATTACCGATAAATCCACTGATGGATCTACTGAGTCTTCAACAGATGGATCTACAGATGGATCTAGTGACGCTTCTACTGATGGATCTACTGATGGCTCCACTGAATCCTCCGTATCAACCGAAAGCACTGAGGTTAGCGGTGGAAGTTCGACCACTGAAGGAAGTACCGTCGAGGACGACAGTTCCACAAGCTCTTCCATCACATCAGACTCAACCGTTACAGACTCGTCATCTTCCACAGACGTTTCTGGATCCACGGAAACGACCGATACCTCTGCTTCTACAGAAGCTTCCTCCACAGATTCTACTGAATCTACTGAAAGCACTTCAACTGGAGAAACTGGGGAAACCACAGAAAGCGGGCCAACCGAGGAGAGTACTACCGAAGGATCTACGGAAAGCACTTCTGAGGGATCCACAGACAGCACCCAGTCTACAGATCTTGACAGCACTACCAATGATATCTGGAGCACCAGTGACAAGGATGACGATTCGGAGACCAGTACTCCATACTCCTTTGATTCTGAAGTTACCAAGGACAAGCCTCGCAAGTGCAAGCCCAAAAAGAGTAGTTGCGCCAAGTCAAAATACGGTTGCTGTCCGGATGGAAAGTCCACTCCCAAGGGACCATTCGACGAAGGTTGCCCCATTGCCAAGACCTGTGCCGATACAACGTACGGTTGTTGTCTGGACGGAGTGTCTCCAGCCAAGGGCAAGAACAACAAGGGTTGTCCCAAGTCCCAGTGCGCCGAGACCCTCTTTGGCTGCTGTCCCGATAAATTCACCGCTGCCGAAGGAGAGGATGATGAAGGATGTCCGCAGACAACTACTGTACCGCCTACCACCACCACAGAAGAATCGCAACCGGAGTCAACTACCGAGGTTGAGGGATCAGGAGAGGACTCGACGACATCTGAGCCAGATACCAAAAAGTCCTGCTCCTACTCCGACTTTGGTTGCTGTCCCGATGGCGAAACAACCGCTAAGGGTGAGAAGTTCGAGGGTTGCGATGTTGAGCCAGAGAAGCCGAAGAGTTGCAGAGAATCCGAGAACGGTTGCTGTCCGGATGGTCAAACTCCTGCCAGCGGACCGAATGGTGCGGGATGCGCGGGCTGCACTCGCGAGCGTTATGGATGTTGTCCGGATTCCCAGACCCCGGCTCACGGTCCCAACAAGGAAGGATGCTGCTTGGACACTGAGTTTGGATGCTGCCCCGACAACATCCTGGCCGCCCGTGGACCCAACAACGAGGGATGCGAATGCCACTACACACCCTACGGTTGCTGTCCGGACAACAAGTCGCCGGCCACTGGCTACAACCAGGAGGGATGTGCCTGCGAGACGACCCAACATGGGTGCTGTCCCGACAAGATCACCGCTGCCAAGGGACCCAAGTTCGAGGGATGCCCCTGCGAGACCACCCAGTTCGGATGCTGTCCCGACGGAATCACCTTCGCCAAGGGACAACACAACCACGGATGCCACTGCCTACAGACCGAGTTCAAGTGCTGCGATGACGAGAAGACCCCGGCCAAGGGACCCAATGGCGAGGGATGCACCTGCCTGGAGAGCAAGTTCGGCTGCTGTCCCGATGGAGTTACCAAGGCGACGGACGAGAAGTTCGGAGGATGCGAAAATGTCCAGCAACCGCCGCAAAAGGCCTGCAGCCTGCCCAAGGAAACGGGCAACTGCACCAACTTCAGTGTCAAATACTTCTTCGATGTTGCCTACGGAGGATGCGCTCGATTCTGGTATGGTGGATGCGAGGGTAACGACAATCGCTTCGACAGCGAGACCGAGTGCAAGGACACCTGTCAGGAATACTCCGGCAAGCATGTGTGCCTGCTGCCCAAGGCCTCTGGACCCTGTACGGGATCCGAGAAGAAATGGTACTTCAATGCGGACTACAACCGTTGCGAGGAGTTCCAATACGGCGGATGCTACGGTACCAGTAACCGATTCGATACCAAGGAACAGTGCCAAGGAAATTGCTCTGCCAGCGATAATCTTC CTACATGCGAACAGCCTGTGGAAAGTGGTCCGTGTGCCGGAAACTTTGAGCGTTGGTACTACGACAACGAGAGCGACATCTGCAGACCCTTCACCTATGGAGGATGCAAGGGCAATAAGAACAACTATCCCACGGAACACGCCTGCAACTACAATTGCCGCCAGCCTGGCGTGCTTAAAG ACCGCTGTGCGCTTCCTAAGCAAGCCGGTAATTGCAGTGAAAAGCTGGCCAAGTGGCACTTCTCCGAGAACGAGAAGCGCTGCGTGCCCTTCTACTACACGGGTTGTGGTGGCAACAAGAACAACTTCCCCACCTTGGAGTCCTGCGAGGACCACTGCCCCCGGCAAGTTG CCAAGGACATCTGTGATATTCCTGCCGAGACGGGCGAGTGTGACAACTATGTTACGAGCTGGTACTACGACACCATGGCTCAGGGCTGTCGCCAGTTCTACTACGGCGGCTGTGGAGGCAATGAGAACCGCTTCTCCACAGAAGAGTCCTGTTTGGCGCGTTGCGATCGCAAGCCGGAACCCACCACCACAACCGCCCCCATCCCGCCCAGGCCAGCACCCAGTACCGGGGACATATGCGAGGAGGATGCTGCTCCTGGCGATTGCGGTGAATGGGCCCTCAAGTGGCACTTTGATCGAAACTATGGTGCGTGTCGTCAGTTCTACTATGGCGGTTGTGGCGGCAATGACAATCGCTTCGAAACGGAGTCCGATTGTCAACAGCGTTGCTCCACACAGCAGCGTCCTGCTCCTACTCCACCACCAACTCCAGCTCCTACCAGAAAGCCAGCTCCTCCTCAAGCTCTTGCGCAGTGCAGTCAGCCAGTTGATCCAGGTCAATGTGACGAATGGGTACTCAATTGGAGCTTCAATGAGACGGAGGGTCGCTGCCAGTCGTTCTACTATGGCGGCTGCGGTGGCAATGATAACCGATTTGCCTCAGAGGATGAATGCTCAGCTAGCTGCTCCCCTAACGTAGACACCCGCTTTGGCGAACCCGAGCCCGAACCGGAACCTGAACCTGAGGAACCTCGTCCTGACACCTCAAAGTGCTTCCTGGCACCCGAGCCGGGCAATTGCTATGAGAACGAGACCCGCTGGTTCTACAACAGCCAGGAGGGACTCTGCGACGAGTTCATCTTCACGGGCTGTGGCGGCAATGCCAACAACTATGCCAGCGAGGAGGAGTGCCAGAGCGAGTGCCATGACGCCCAGACCACCTGTGCCCTGCCCCCTGTCCGAGGACGATGCAGTGACCTCTCCCGACGCTGGTTCTATGACGAGCGCAGTGGCGGATGCCACGAGTTCGAGTTCAGCGGATGCCGTGGTAATCGCAACAACTTCGTGTCGGAGAGCGCTTGTCTGAGCTTCTGTAGGAGTCAGGGTCCAGTGGAACCCGAGCCACAACCTCCAGCACCG ACCTACTCCGTGTGCACCCTACCACCAGAGGCTGGAGAGTGCGACAACCGGACTACCGTGTGGTTCTACGACAACGAGAACATGGCCTGCACGGCCTTCACCTACACAGGATGTGGTGGCAATGGAAATCGCTTCGAGACCCGCGACCAATGCGAGCGACAGTGTGGAGAGTTCAAGGGAGTGG ACGTTTGCCATGAGCAAGTGACGACGGGTCCGTGCACCGATTGGCAGACCAAGTACTACTTCAACAAAGAGAGCCAGGCCTGTGAACCCTTCACCTACGGTGGTTGCGATGGCACCGGCAACCGTTTCAATGATCTGTACGAGTGTCAGACAGTTTGCATAGCCGGTCGCGAACCGGCAGTAGGCTCGGCTAAAG AAATCTGCCTGCTGCCACTGGCGATGGGCCGCTGCAATGGACCTTCGGTGCAAGAGCGCCGTTGGTACTACGACGACTCGCTAGGAAACTGTGTGACCTTCATTTACCAAGGTTGCTCCGGCAACCAGAACAACTTCAGATCCTTCGAGGCATGCATGAGCCAATGCCGAC CGGATGGTAATGATTTAGACAACGGTATAGGACAGAACCCATGCGATACCTTTGATGCTGAGTGCCGGGAACTTCGTTGTCCATATGGTGTACGCCGTGACGCTGCCCGTTCCCAGCCAGAGTGCACGCAGTGCGTCTGCGATAATCCTTGCGATGGCTACAGCTGTCCGGAGGGTCAACAATGCGCCATCGatgtgtccaggtccgacgaTCGCCAGTTTGCACCAGTCTGCCGTGAAATCAACAAACCAGGCGAGTGTCCAGCTCTATCGGCCAATGCCAGTGGATGTGTCCGGGAATGCTACTCCGATGCCGACTGTTTGGGCAACAACAAGTGTTGCAGCGATGGCTGTGGACAACTTTGCGTCCATCCAGCTCGTCCCACGCAGCCACCACGTACTCAGGCCCCCGTGGTCTCCTATCCAGGCGATGTCAGCGCAGCTCTGGAACCCAAGGAACCCCATGAACTGGATGTCCAGACTTCCATCGGTGGTATTGCCGTGTTGCGCTGTTTCGCCACCGGCAATCCAGCTCCGAATATCACATGGTCGCTCAAAAACTTGGTG ATTAATACGAACAAGGGTCGCTACGTCTTGACCTCCAACGGGGATTTGACCATCGTCCAGGTGCGTCAAACCGACGATGGTACCTACGTCTGTGTGGCCAGCAATGGCCTTGGTGAACCCGTGCGACGTGAGGTTGCCCTCCAGGTTACAG AACCCGTAAGCCTGTCCGCCTATATTTACGGTGACAAGAACGTTACCCAGATCGTGCAGTTGAACCGCCCGGCGGTGATTCGCTGTCCCGCCGGTGGCTTCCCGGAACCGCATGTCAGCTGGTGGCGCAACGGACACATGTTTGGCCTCAAGAATAACCTGATGGCCCGTGACTACTCGCTGGTCTTCAACTCGATACAGTTGACGGACCTTGGTCTCTACACTTGCGAGGTGTACAACCAGCGGCGTCCCGTTTCGCTGCGTGTCACCCTGAAGGCGGTGGGTCCAGTGCGGGCTCGAAACCACGAGGAGGCCGAGTACTTGCAGTATGTGCTCGATCCGGCCACCCGTCCGGTGACCCAGAGACCCGTTTCTCCCTACCGACCCACTCGACCGGCCTACGTGCCTGAGCCCATTG TGAATGTAAATGCCGTGCTGGCGCTGGACCCGAAGAACAACTACTCACCGGGATCCACCATATTCATGAGCTGCTCTGTGCAGGGTTATCCATTACCAAATGTGACCTGGACCAAGGATGATGTGCCTCTCTATAACAACGAGCGGGTTCAAATTTCAT CCCAGCCACATAGTCTGATACTGAGTGATGTGACCCCCGAGGATTCGGGCAAGTATACCTGCAGAGCTAGCAATGCGTACACCTATGCCAATGGAGATGCAAATGTATCTATACAAT CTGTTGTACCTGTGTCGCCGGAGTGCGTCGACAATCCGTACTTTGCCAACTGCAAGCTGATCGTCCAGGGCAAGTACTGTACCAATCCGTACTACACCAAGTTCTGCTGCCGATCCTGCACATTGGCGGGCCAAGTGGCCTCGGCCCCACTTCATCCCAATGCGGTATAA